A portion of the Roseovarius sp. SCSIO 43702 genome contains these proteins:
- a CDS encoding TIGR02186 family protein yields the protein MRRVLSLLAVLIALPAGAEEVVLGLSRDKVAITATFDGSEILIFGAVKREEPIREDAPLDVVVTVSGPTQPVVVRRKERVAGIWVNTESIEIDGAPSFYAVASSGPLREVLSEGEDLRNQITLGRAIRSAGALHEFKDTRAYTSALIRIRQRSGAYKVREGGVLFDEQTLFRTSISMPANLTEGVYLARIFLTREGQVVTEYDAFIEVGKVGIEQWLYALAHERPFWYGIMSLAIAIVAGWGASAVFRVIGRG from the coding sequence ATGCGCCGGGTCCTGTCGCTGCTCGCCGTCCTGATCGCGCTGCCGGCCGGGGCCGAGGAGGTGGTGCTGGGCCTCAGCCGCGACAAGGTGGCGATCACGGCCACGTTCGACGGCTCGGAGATCCTCATCTTCGGCGCGGTCAAGCGCGAGGAACCGATCCGCGAGGATGCGCCGCTCGACGTGGTGGTGACGGTGTCGGGGCCGACGCAGCCCGTCGTGGTGCGCCGCAAGGAGCGCGTGGCGGGGATCTGGGTCAATACCGAGAGCATCGAGATCGACGGCGCCCCGAGCTTCTACGCCGTGGCGAGCAGCGGACCGCTGCGCGAGGTGTTGAGCGAGGGCGAGGACCTGCGCAACCAGATCACGCTGGGCCGGGCCATCCGTTCGGCGGGCGCGCTCCACGAGTTCAAGGACACGCGCGCCTATACCAGCGCGCTGATCCGCATCCGCCAGCGGTCGGGCGCCTACAAGGTGCGCGAGGGCGGCGTGCTCTTCGACGAGCAGACGCTGTTCCGCACCTCGATCTCGATGCCGGCGAACCTGACCGAGGGGGTGTATCTCGCGCGGATATTCCTCACGCGGGAGGGGCAGGTCGTGACCGAGTACGATGCCTTCATCGAGGTGGGCAAGGTCGGGATCGAACAGTGGCTCTACGCGCTCGCCCACGAGCGGCCGTTCTGGTACGGGATCATGTCGCTCGCCATCGCGATCGTCGCCGGTTGGGGCGCCTCGGCGGTCTTCCGCGTGATCGGGCGCGGGTGA
- a CDS encoding phosphomannomutase/phosphoglucomutase, whose amino-acid sequence MTKPSPSVTPNTWEFLRDPMIAPTGFREYDARWKYPEEINLPGMTALGLGLGTQMHARGIAPVIAVGNDYRDYSLSIKNALILGLMQAGVHVRDIGPALSPMAYFAQFHLDCPAVAMVTASHNPNGWTGVKMGFERPLTHGPDEMAELRDIVLEGRGQPRPGGAWEFVDGVREAYLDDLAGDFRMTRPLKVVCATGNGTASAFAPALLERIGVEVVPLHTRLDYTFPHYNPNPEAMEMLHDMAAAVRDSGADLALGFDGDGDRCGVVDDEGEEIFADKVGVIMARELSKTHRNATFVADVKSTGLFASDPELQANGARADYWKTGHSHMKRRVKELGALAGFEKSGHYFLAEPVGRGYDCGLRVAVEICRILDANPGKSMSDLRRALPRTWSTPTMSPHAADTEKYAILDRLVAKLVARHEAGEPLAGRAIKDVVTVNGARVILDNGSWGLVRASSNTPNLVVVCESSESEEEMRAIFAEIDAVIRTEPGVGDYDQTI is encoded by the coding sequence TTGACGAAACCCAGCCCCTCCGTCACCCCCAACACCTGGGAATTCCTGCGCGACCCGATGATCGCACCCACGGGCTTCCGCGAGTATGACGCGCGCTGGAAATACCCCGAGGAGATCAACCTGCCCGGCATGACGGCGCTGGGCCTCGGCCTCGGCACGCAGATGCACGCGCGCGGGATCGCCCCGGTGATCGCCGTGGGCAACGACTACCGCGACTATTCGCTGTCGATAAAGAATGCGCTGATCCTCGGCCTCATGCAGGCCGGCGTCCACGTCAGGGACATCGGCCCGGCGCTGTCGCCCATGGCCTATTTCGCGCAGTTCCACCTCGACTGTCCGGCCGTGGCGATGGTCACGGCCTCGCACAACCCCAATGGCTGGACCGGGGTGAAGATGGGGTTCGAGCGTCCGCTCACCCACGGCCCCGACGAGATGGCCGAGCTGCGCGACATCGTCCTAGAAGGGCGCGGCCAACCCCGCCCCGGCGGGGCGTGGGAGTTCGTCGATGGCGTGCGCGAGGCCTATCTCGACGACCTCGCGGGCGATTTCCGCATGACCCGTCCGCTCAAGGTGGTCTGCGCCACCGGCAATGGCACCGCGTCCGCCTTCGCGCCCGCCCTCCTCGAGCGGATCGGGGTCGAGGTCGTGCCGCTCCACACGCGGCTCGACTACACCTTCCCGCATTACAATCCGAACCCCGAGGCGATGGAGATGCTGCACGACATGGCCGCGGCCGTGCGCGACAGCGGCGCCGACCTCGCGCTCGGCTTCGACGGGGACGGCGACCGCTGCGGCGTGGTGGATGACGAGGGCGAGGAGATCTTCGCCGACAAGGTGGGCGTCATCATGGCGCGCGAGCTTTCGAAGACCCACAGGAACGCGACCTTCGTGGCCGACGTGAAATCCACCGGCCTCTTCGCGTCCGACCCCGAGTTGCAGGCCAACGGCGCCCGCGCCGACTACTGGAAGACCGGCCACAGCCACATGAAACGCCGGGTGAAGGAGCTGGGCGCGCTGGCGGGGTTCGAGAAATCGGGCCACTACTTCCTGGCCGAGCCGGTCGGGCGCGGCTACGATTGCGGCCTGCGCGTCGCGGTCGAGATCTGCCGGATCCTCGACGCCAATCCCGGCAAGTCCATGTCCGACCTGCGCCGCGCCCTGCCGCGCACCTGGTCCACCCCCACCATGTCGCCCCATGCCGCCGATACCGAGAAATACGCGATCCTCGACCGCCTGGTCGCGAAACTCGTGGCCCGCCACGAGGCGGGCGAGCCACTCGCGGGGCGCGCGATCAAGGACGTGGTCACGGTGAACGGCGCCCGCGTCATCCTCGACAACGGCTCGTGGGGTCTCGTCCGGGCAAGCTCGAACACGCCCAACCTCGTCGTGGTCTGCGAAAGCTCGGAAAGCGAGGAGGAGATGCGCGCCATCTTCGCCGAGATCGACGCCGTCATCCGCACCGAGCCGGGCGTCGGCGATTACGATCAGACGATCTGA
- the kdsA gene encoding 3-deoxy-8-phosphooctulonate synthase, translating into MKHVSVADLIVGNDRPLTVIAGPCQLESADHAQMIAGTMKEACAAAGAQYVFKASFDKANRTSLSGRRGPGMEAGLKLLEGVRRAVGVPTLTDVHLPEQCAVAAEAVDILQIPAFLCRQTDMLLAAGETGAVVNVKKGQFLAPWDMPNVVSKIESTGNTRILLTERGTSFGYNTLVADMRALPQMAATGYPVVMDATHSVQQPGGMGGSSGGQREFAPVMARAAVALGVAAVFIETHEDPDNAPSDGPNMIPLAEMPALVATLMQFDALAKQTPITI; encoded by the coding sequence ATGAAACATGTTTCCGTCGCCGATCTCATCGTCGGCAATGACCGCCCGCTGACCGTCATCGCAGGCCCCTGCCAGCTTGAAAGCGCGGACCACGCCCAGATGATCGCCGGCACCATGAAAGAGGCCTGCGCGGCGGCGGGCGCGCAATACGTCTTCAAGGCAAGCTTCGACAAGGCCAACCGCACCTCGCTCTCGGGGCGGCGCGGCCCCGGCATGGAGGCGGGGCTGAAGCTGCTCGAGGGCGTGCGCCGCGCGGTGGGGGTGCCCACGCTCACCGATGTGCACCTGCCCGAGCAATGCGCCGTCGCCGCCGAGGCCGTCGACATCCTGCAAATCCCCGCCTTCCTCTGCCGCCAGACCGACATGCTGCTGGCCGCGGGCGAGACCGGCGCGGTGGTCAATGTCAAGAAGGGGCAGTTCCTCGCCCCCTGGGACATGCCGAACGTCGTGTCGAAGATCGAAAGCACCGGCAACACCCGCATCCTGCTGACCGAGCGCGGCACCTCCTTCGGCTACAACACCCTCGTGGCCGACATGCGCGCGCTGCCGCAGATGGCCGCGACCGGCTACCCGGTGGTGATGGACGCCACCCACTCGGTGCAGCAACCCGGCGGCATGGGCGGCAGCAGCGGCGGTCAGCGCGAATTCGCCCCCGTCATGGCCCGCGCGGCCGTGGCGCTCGGCGTGGCGGCGGTGTTCATCGAGACCCACGAAGACCCCGACAACGCCCCCTCGGACGGGCCCAACATGATCCCGCTTGCCGAGATGCCGGCGCTCGTCGCCACGCTCATGCAGTTCGACGCACTGGCCAAGCAGACCCCGATCACGATCTGA